One window of Papaver somniferum cultivar HN1 unplaced genomic scaffold, ASM357369v1 unplaced-scaffold_5, whole genome shotgun sequence genomic DNA carries:
- the LOC113342928 gene encoding F-box/FBD/LRR-repeat protein At1g16930-like, which produces NIDKFSLACDPHLKESRVRSWLSNLIRGNVKELSLKLIQDGDHPLFIPLSLFTCESLISLELNTYPSIRLPKYINFPSLKRLELSKFDCSSECWNEELFSNSPVLEELILKFGIFSMRNFSISIPTLRLLKIDTSKNVLQDCVFKMDAPRLVSFTYWGSEAKEFVLSSFLVLVKADVCFYFDEEFDSPEERRRVLFSLAHVKCLIVCNRTLQAICPRYYESNYLPTFYNVKMLNISDVINTDEGLIALLKAAPNLESLVFEMHMEDETTDSYDNENEGDAADVAECGSNDECEDNYDEKDYSSLLGIVTTGCMFLHLKSVCFQAFTGKPT; this is translated from the exons AACATAGACAAGTTCTCTCTCGCCTGCGATCCCCACTTGAAAGAATCTCGGGTTCGTTCTTGGCTCTCTAATTTGATAAGGGGTAATGTTAAAGAGCTCAGTCTAAAGTTAATCCAAGATGGAGACCACCCGTTGTTTATACCACTGTCTCTTTTTACCTGTGAATCACTGATATCGTTGGAGCTAAATACTTATCCTAGTATCCGCCTTCCTAAATATATCAATTTTCCAAGTCTCAAGCGCCTTGAACTTTCTAAATTTGATTGTAGCAGTGAGTGCTGGAATGAGGAACTCTTTTCAAATTCACCTGTCCTTGAAGAACTGATTCTGAAATTCGGCATTTTTAGTATGAGGAATTTCTCCATTTCAATCCCTACACTCAGACTCCTGAAGATTGATACTTCGAAAAATGTTTTACAAGACTGTGTTTTCAAAATGGATGCACCGAGGCTTGTAAGTTTCACCTACTGGGGCTCTGAGGCAAAAGAATTTGTCTTGTCCAGCTTTCTGGTTCTCGTGAAAGCAGATGTTTGCTTTTactttgatgaagaatttgatagTCCGGAAGAAAGGAGGAGGGTACTTTTTTCCCTTGCACATGTGAAGTGTCTTATTGTGTGCAATAGAACCCTTCAG GCTATCTGCCCCAGGTACTATGAGTCGAACTATCTGCCGACATTTTATAATGTCAAAATGTTGAACATATCTGACGTAATAAACACTGATGAAGGACTAATTGCTTTGCTCAAAGCAGCTCCTAATCTGGAGTCGCTCGTATTTGAGATG caTATGGAGGATGAAACAACAGACAGCTATGACAATGAAAATGAAGGAGATGCGGCTGATGTTGCTGAGTGCGGAAGCAATGATGAGTGTGAAGACAACTATGACGAGAAAGATTATAGTTCTTTGCTCGGTATTGTGACTACTGGATGTATGTTTTTACACCTCAAATCAGTTTGCTTTCAGGCATTTACTGGAAAACCAACGTAG